The Branchiostoma lanceolatum isolate klBraLanc5 chromosome 1, klBraLanc5.hap2, whole genome shotgun sequence genomic sequence TTCTCATACTTATTGATCATTTCCAGTTCTAAAACAGTCTACAACATCTAAACTTTCGACAAAGTCTTGGCAAATAAACTGAAGGAAAATGGcagtcattttcaaaaacaGTCTACAAATTACAATCTGAAGTTTCAACAAACTCATGGCAAATATAGTGAAAGAATCTGGGGGTTAACAAAATCAGTTTGATCTTGACATCTTCACAATGAACAACAGAATCAAACTTACGGTTTAGATCAAGACGGGTTCAACTCACTTGAAGCTGGATTTTACAGTCTGGCACTCTTAtgctacaacttagtacaaggaaATTGTCACAAAGAGATGATACAGCCACAGGTCTAGGATGATTTTCAGTCCATTCGCATGATTTATCGAGTTGCCAGGGTTGCCAACTTTAGTCCCGGACTTGACTGCTGTGATGGTAGGTGACTGGACTGTCGTGATGATCGGGGGCCGGAAAGAACTGTAAGAACTGACTCCCAAACATGTTGAAACTGAAAGAGGCCATCTCGGCTTAAGGAGCCTGCCAAGTGAAATCCTGACCGAGAGAGCACAAAATGCACACTGAAAGAGCCAgaggtaaaattttagcaaccAGATTGGATAAAATCATCACATGATACTTCTCCACCAGGGCCTGACCCAGACAACCTGCCCTAGAAGGTGTCAGtttttcttattcaattttGGCGCCAGCAATTTGAATGACAGAAACAGGCtggattgttttcttttaatcatGCAGCAACACTTACATTGGTCCCACTAAGGTCAGAGGTGCTAGAAGATTCGTCATGGTCTGGCCATGGAAGCTTCTACTTTTTAACTTCCTTCCTTTGGCTTTTTGCTACAAACACCTTCAcatcaacaaaaatgtttgatatatatatttgtattatatgCTTCGGAAAGACAGTCGGGTTCTAAAATAGATAGGACCCGGGAACTGTATGACTATGTGGTTTTagcactgctccgcccaccctcgagagtttgttggcatccctcgggcttcgccctcgggagccaacaaactcctcgggtgggcggagcagtgctAAAACCACATAGTCATACAGTTCCCGGGTCCTATCTATTACTTATTCAACTGAATTTTGTACTCAGTCTGCACAGAGCCTGCCATGGAAGAAGGAAcagaaagaagagaagaaattaTTTGAAGACTTTCTTAAAGATCAAGCCTTGTCTAGGTTGGAGGTCAGTGTTTTATTATTCTATATTATTCACATAACATGTAAGACAATGTACATTTAGGAACAGGTTTTGATGTCCAGCATGGTACCTTATGAAATCTGACAAATAAGTGTTCAACTTGGAAACTTAAGAGATCAGTATTGATTTTAACAACCCAATTGGTCACTCCAACTGTCTCCCCTCCCCACAGATGAGGCTTGTCAGGAGTGAACCTAACAGTGAGGAGTTCAGCAGGACGAGGATGGAGTCTTTCGAGGTGTATAAAAAGTACCAGATAGCCATTCACAAGGATGAACCtgacaaatgtacaatgaagcAGGTGACAAATCCCAttgttttttagtttttttttaagggTGATCAGTGTGGTTACAGAGTTGATTTATCACTGTGGCAGGCATGTAGACTCCATCCTTACTCTTACATCTATGCCAATAAAGATAATAAAAGAGTGCATAACTGTCAGTGCTCTAGCAGCTgtgacaaaaaaatgataaataagAATAGAGTTTCTAACCTTACCTTCTTGTGTTTCAGTGGACCAGGTTTCTAGTGGACTCGCCACTGCAGGTACGACAAAGAACAGCTGCAGAACACTTGTCTCTGGTGGTTTTAGTTACTTTTGCAGTACTGTAATTTTCCATTACACATACAATTTGCTTACAAAAGCTCTGAAATCTATTTCTTAGTTGCATATTGTTGTAAAGAGCTACTAAGTCTTAAAAATGTCCCTCCATTCCATTTTCAGGAAGAGCACAAGCCTGGCAGCCCTGCCTGTGGGAATGGTTCGTTCCACCAGCAGTACTGGTTGGATGGGAAGCTGATAGCGGTCGGAGTGGTGGACATCCTGCCTAACTGTGTGTCGTCTGTGTACCTGTACTACGATCCTGACTATCATTACCTGTCTCTGGGCACATACTCAGCACTCAGGTTAGTATGCCTAAACCACCCCAACCCCAACATATTACTACCTCTCTAtgggcacatacatgtactcagcACTCAGGTAACCCTCCCCCCAACCTAGCACATGTAACCCTACCTGTACTATGGTCCTAACCATTACTACCCTTCCCctttacagtccagtcttactaACCTGTACTAAACACAGCCTTACACAAGCAGTCCTTCCTGAACTACGATCCTGACTATCACTATCTGTCTCTGGGTACATACTCAGCACGCAGGTTAGTATGCCTAAATCCCCCCACCCCCAACCTATTACTACCTCTCTCTGGGCACATACTCAGCACTCAGGTTAGTCTTTATGCCTAACCCTTACAGtctggtaaaacaaaacaaaaacactacatgtctctgggcacatactcgacactcaggctagtttgTATGGATAAACCCATGATGTTTTAAACACTAGTAGTGTGTTTTAAACAATTGGTAAACACAGGCTGATCAACCAAAAGAAAGGACCATTACAAGGCAGCTCGAAAGGTGGTACACATGTCCATGAGTAGACACAATATTTTCATGTCATATGTTTTGTCAAAGAAGTGCAAAGATGTGACGTGGGCTTGATATCTATACAGCACTGCAGAGATATAGTACACATATTTACAATGAAatttatggaatttttttttcaaaaagtttgCTCAATGTATTTAAGCCTGCATTGGAATTAGAAAAATAAGAATCTTCAAGAGTAAAGGACCTGACTTTTTCCTTTACATGTCTTAATGTTTTCAGGGAGATTGCCTTAACCAGACAGCTGCATGAGACAGCTCCCCGGCTGGAGTATTACTACATGGGCTTCTACATACACACCTGCtccaagatgaagtacaaggtAATGACTTATGCTATCCAAGTTTTACCCATCGCATttactcattcatttatttattggtaaaCATTACAGTACATTACAGGCAAATGATGCAGTACATTACACTGACTCTCAGGCAGCAAAGCTGACTTTTAAAAGTAAACAATTGTAATTAACACAAATGCTATTAGATAAGCACTGAATGACAAGTTACACATAGCTACTATCTAATAAAGTGTAGCTAATAATCATTAAAATCAGTCATACAATCCAGTTGAACATTGTTAAAGATCCCTAGAATACATAAATAGAATACTTAGGATAGAATAGTTTTACCATCAGTCAATGTTATCTTAAAACCATATGTCACTCCCTTGGGGTGAAGTAATggataaaaacatgtttttcttgttgccaATGCCAGGGTAACTACGACCCATCGTTCCTGCTGTGTCCGGAGGTTTACTCCTGGGTTCCGGTGGAGAAATGTCGTCCTAAGTTGGACGCCAGTAACTACGCCAGACTGGAGGATCCTGGGAAAGGTACTGCACGTCTGACAATAAACACTTTTTAACTCACAGTTGAAGTAACAAAAGTGTTTCTATCCTTTTCCAGCTGATGAGAGCATGAACATTGAGGTGAACCATGTATAAAAATGTACTGGTGCAGTACAAGTATTTGGTTCTAGGTGGCCCAGTACAGTGAAAATAATTGAACATAAACCTGTCATTTCCAttgcttcatacatgtacaaatgtgtgaATGTTTCTTTCAACTTTATTTCGTACGCAGACCGCACAGAACTTACCATGGAGGAAGGAACAGATAGAAGACACTTAAAAACCATCTGGAGACTTTCTTAAAGGTGCCAGTGTTTCATCATGATTTATATTTGACTTcattgtataattatatatttttcCAGCTGATGAGAACGGGAACATTGACGTTGACCGTGTTCTGGTGCTGTACGAGCAGCAGCTCATGCCTTACGCGATTTACCGGGCTCTAACGGGTGGCAGCGACGTGGACGATGTCAGGTTATACGCCACGCTCGCTGGGAGGACGTGCGCAGAAAGGCTCATCCTCTTCAGAAATTAGAGATACgtgtactgtatacatgtatcatcacatTAGCAAATATTG encodes the following:
- the LOC136435619 gene encoding arginyl-tRNA--protein transferase 1-like isoform X2 is translated as MSGRSIVEWFAEHEAYRCGYCGCADTNFSHGMWAHTMTCQDYQDLIDRGWRRSGKYVYKPTMDQTCCPQYTIKCAALQFRPSRSQKKVIKKVAKLLVNPPTGSKSGEQGGPDSQGPSMVEDVPDRQPSNVDVPQVSSGETKVAAGAQQVAAGATQDKESGLSRESQGDVKEGGASCEIEKPSSSNKVPRPAHSFASLLLGEGPDPTKPPCKKAKLLRKQRKQEKEALRQAAESLPWKKEQKEEKKLFEDFLKDQALSRLEMRLVRSEPNSEEFSRTRMESFEVYKKYQIAIHKDEPDKCTMKQWTRFLVDSPLQEEHKPGSPACGNGSFHQQYWLDGKLIAVGVVDILPNCVSSVYLYYDPDYHYLSLGTYSALREIALTRQLHETAPRLEYYYMGFYIHTCSKMKYKGNYDPSFLLCPEVYSWVPVEKCRPKLDASNYARLEDPGKADENGNIDVDRVLVLYEQQLMPYAIYRALTGGSDVDDVRLYATLAGRTCAERLILFRN
- the LOC136435619 gene encoding arginyl-tRNA--protein transferase 1-like isoform X1; this encodes MSGRSIVEWFAEHEAYRCGYCGCADTNFSHGMWAHTMTCQDYQDLIDRGWRRSGKYVYKPTMDQTCCPQYTIKCAALQFRPSRSQKKVIKKVAKLLVNPPTGSKSGEQGGPDSQGPSMVEDVPDRQPSNVDVPQVSSGETKVAAGAQQVAAGATQDKESGLSRESQGDVKEGGASCEIEKPSSSNKVPRPAHSFASLLLGEGPDPTKPPCKKAKLLRKQRKQEKEALRQAAESAQSLPWKKEQKEEKKLFEDFLKDQALSRLEMRLVRSEPNSEEFSRTRMESFEVYKKYQIAIHKDEPDKCTMKQWTRFLVDSPLQEEHKPGSPACGNGSFHQQYWLDGKLIAVGVVDILPNCVSSVYLYYDPDYHYLSLGTYSALREIALTRQLHETAPRLEYYYMGFYIHTCSKMKYKGNYDPSFLLCPEVYSWVPVEKCRPKLDASNYARLEDPGKADENGNIDVDRVLVLYEQQLMPYAIYRALTGGSDVDDVRLYATLAGRTCAERLILFRN
- the LOC136435619 gene encoding arginyl-tRNA--protein transferase 1-like isoform X3, which encodes MSGRSIVEWFAEHEAYRCGYCGCADTNFSHGMWAHTMTCQDYQDLIDRGWRRSGKYVYKPTMDQTCCPQYTIKCAALQFRPSRSQKKVIKKVAKLLVNPPTGSKSGEQGGPDSQGPSMVEDVPDRQPSNVDVPQVSSGETKVAAGAQQVAAGATQDKESGLSRESQGDVKEGGASCEIEKPSSSNKVPRPGEGPDPTKPPCKKAKLLRKQRKQEKEALRQAAESAQSLPWKKEQKEEKKLFEDFLKDQALSRLEMRLVRSEPNSEEFSRTRMESFEVYKKYQIAIHKDEPDKCTMKQWTRFLVDSPLQEEHKPGSPACGNGSFHQQYWLDGKLIAVGVVDILPNCVSSVYLYYDPDYHYLSLGTYSALREIALTRQLHETAPRLEYYYMGFYIHTCSKMKYKGNYDPSFLLCPEVYSWVPVEKCRPKLDASNYARLEDPGKADENGNIDVDRVLVLYEQQLMPYAIYRALTGGSDVDDVRLYATLAGRTCAERLILFRN